One genomic segment of Sminthopsis crassicaudata isolate SCR6 chromosome 4, ASM4859323v1, whole genome shotgun sequence includes these proteins:
- the ZBTB4 gene encoding LOW QUALITY PROTEIN: zinc finger and BTB domain-containing protein 4 (The sequence of the model RefSeq protein was modified relative to this genomic sequence to represent the inferred CDS: inserted 2 bases in 1 codon; deleted 1 base in 1 codon) gives MPPPAEVTDPSHAPAVLHQLNEQRLRGLFCDVTLIAGDTKFPAHRSVLAASSPFFREALLAQAPSPLPPETRDPAPNPSASSASASSSSSSSSSSSSSSSSFSFSSSSSSPPPPSSSPTASHPPRVLELPGVPAAAFSDVLNFIYSARLALPGGGGDGAAMAEIGALGRRLGISRLQGLSENGDAWVPPAPPPPGPPEIDSFATGPSKEWQGSGSEVPTSQTSLPRRSLPCPRCGKNFIHAKRLQTHEAQCRRGTGTRGTVGGQGDGGSQEESPETIRNSSVSPSTSFRGGPEHVVKVVGGHVLYVCGACERSYVTLSSLKRHSNVHSWRRKYPCRYCEKVFALAEYRTKHEVWHTGERRYQCIFCWETFVTYYNLKTHQRAFHGISPGLLASEKTPNGGYKPKLNTLKLYRLLPMRSAKRPYKTYSQGAPSTPASAPLSPEPTPLHRLSPPILPKTPPPPPVPPPPPTTAPLPSVIAFAHPAPSVIVHGGSSTGSSTTGTTGAQAASVIAYTAPPRPPKKREYHPPPPQPAVAVVTATPSTPATTTPGATAEENKGRNLRAGKTLTYTAKPAGXGGGMGPSGGLTWGGDSSQPQPPPPLCQITVRIGEEAIVTRRISETDLHPGEASGLEGEDSEEEEEEEEEEEEEEEETEAGSEDQLWRPYYSYKPKRKLVGTGGGSSGTSSSSGTSKCRRSRWRRKFERRAWEESRSTESPSGQTSSEWKHQCGDCGKAFSALRKLHKHQEAHGNGGTQGPRAGRKPLTRFACSHCPKVCKTAAALSRHGQRHTGEQPGGTPTPVIAYSKSSGGSGTGSGLGLGDSGVKEEAPQEMQVSSSSGEAGGGGGIGGGGPEAASLQDPVISGGEEPPAVGDGSYPPVQEFPLALVEDKQEVSGGGEKTGAEGLIGEGVEGTAPAKVTFYPESYPLVYGPQLLAAYPYNFSNLAALPVALNMVLPDEKGGGALPFLPGVFSYAVNPRAAPPTPPLPQSMPSPVPPKGEGGGGGIERAQKGDVG, from the exons ATGCCCCCTCCTGCAGAGGTGACAGACCCGTCCCATGCCCCAGCTGTGCTGCACCAACTCAATGAACAGCGTCTCCGTGGCCTCTTCTGTGACGTCACCCTCATTGCTGGCGACACCAAATTCCCTGCTCATCGAAGTGTCCTGGCTGCCTCCAGCCCCTTCTTCAGAGAGGCCTTGCTAGCTCAAGCTCCATCACCACTGCCACCTGAGACAAGGGACCCTGCCCCAAAcccttctgcttcttctgcttccgcctcctcttcctcctcctcttcctcctcctcttcttcttcttcctcttccttttccttttcttcttcctcctcctctccacctCCACCATCCTCCTCTCCTACAGCTTCACACCCACCCCGGGTTCTAGAATTGCCAGGAGTCCCAGCAGCCGCCTTCTCTGACGTCCTCAATTTCATCTACAGTGCCCGACTGGCGCTGCCTGGAGGTGGTGGGGACGGGGCAGCTATGGCAGAAATTGGGGCTTTGGGACGGCGACTAGGGATCTCACGACTTCAGGGACTCAGTGAAAATGGGGATGCTTGGGTTCCTCCTGCTCCACCGCCCCCAGGTCCACCTGAGATTGATAGTTTTGCCACTGGGCCTTCAAAGGAGTGGCAGGGGAGTGGAAGTGAAGTCCCTACATCTCAGACTTCCCTACCCCGGCGGTCTCTTCCCTGCCCTCGCTGTGGGAAAAATTTTATCCATGCTAAACGGTTGCAGACACATGAGGCCCAGTGTAGGCGAGGGACAGGGACTCGGGGAACAGTAGGTGGGCAAGGGGATGGAGGCTCCCAGGAAGAGAGCCCAGAAACAATCCGAAATTCATCTGTTTCCCCCAGCACAAGTTTTCGAGGGGGTCCAGAGCATGTGGTGAAGGTAGTGGGTGGTCATGTGCTGTATGTCTGTGGGGCTTGTGAACGCTCCTATGTGACCCTCTCGAGTCTGAAGCGGCATAGTAATGTGCACTCATGGAGGAGGAAATATCCCTGCCGCTACTGTGAAAAGGTGTTTGCCCTGGCTGAATACCGGACCAAGCATGAGGTGTGGCACACAGGGGAACGGAG GTACCAGTGCATCTTCTGCTGGGAGACATTTGTCACCTATTACAACTTGAAGACTCACCAGCGAGCTTTCCATGGTATCAGCCCAGGCCTCTTGGCCAGTGAGAAGACCCCCAATGGTGGCTACAAACCCAAGCTGAATACTCTCAAGCTATACCGCCTTCTCCCCATGCGGTCTGCCAAGCGACCCTACAAGACTTATAGTCAAGGAGCACCCTCTACCCCTGCTTCTGCCCCTTTGTCACCAGAACCCACTCCA CTGCATCGGCTGTCCCCCCCCATCCTCCCCAaaacacccccacccccacctgtcCCTCCTCCACCTCCCACCACTGCCCCTCTACCTTCCGTCATTGCCTTTGCCCATCCAGCCCCTTCAGTAATTGTACATGGGGGCAGCAGCACAGGAAGTAGCACGACTGGCACAACTGGAGCTCAGGCTGCCTCAGTGATTGCCTACACAGCTCCACCCAGGCCTCCTAAGAAACGAGAATACCACCCCCCTCCACCCCAGCCAGCAGTAGCGGTGGTCACAGCAACACCATCCACCCCAGCTACAACCACACCAGGGGCCACTGCAGAAGAGAACAAGGGTAGGAACCTCCGGGCAGGAAAGACTCTGACATACACAGCCAAACCAGCTGG GGGGGGGGGGATGGGCCCTTCTGGGGGGCTTACCTGGGGTGGAGACTCTTCCCAACCTCAGCCCCCACCACCACTGTGCCAGATCACAGTTCGAATAGGTGAGGAAGCTATTGTCACTCGAAGAATTTCTGAAACTGACCTCCACCCTGGAGAAGCTAGTGGCCTTGAAGGAGAAGAcagtgaagaggaggaggaggaagaagaggaggaggaggaggaggaagaagagactgAGGCTGGGAGTGAGGACCAACTCTGGCGGCCATACTATTCCTATAAACCTAAACGGAAATTGGTTGGCACTGGTGGGGGGAGTAGCGGGACCAGCAGCAGTAGCGGGACCTCCAAATGCCGCCGCTCTCGATGGAGAAGGAAGTTTGAAAGACGAGCCTGGGAGGAGTCCAGATCCACTGAAAGCCCTTCTGGACAGACCAGCAGTGAGTGGAAACATCAGTGTGGAGACTGTGGCAAAGCTTTCTCAGCCCTAAGGAAGCTGCACAAACACCAGGAAGCCCATGGTAATGGGGGCACCCAGGGACCCCGGGCTGGCCGGAAGCCTTTGACCCGTTTTGCCTGTTCCCATTGTCCAAAGGTGTGTAAGACAGCAGCTGCCCTGAGCCGCCATGGGCAGAGGCACACTGGGGAGCAGCCAGGGGGTACCCCTACACCTGTTATTGCCTATTCTAAGAGCAGTGGGGGAAGTGGGACTGGATCAGGACTGGGATTAGGTGACAGTGGGGTGAAGGAAGAGGCCCCTCAGGAAATGCAGGTGTCATCATCCAGTGGTGAGGCTGGTGGAGGAGGGGGAATTGGTGGTGGGGGCCCTGAGGCTGCCTCTCTCCAGGATCCTGTTATCTCAGGAGGAGAAGAACCCCCAGCAGTGGGAGATGGGAGCTATCCTCCAGTGCAAGAGTTCCCTTTGGCCCTGGTTGAAGATAAGCAGGAGGTTTCAGGTGGGGGGGAGAAGACTGGAGCTGAGGGATTGATTGGGGAGGGTGTAGAAGGGACTGCACCTGCCAAAGTCACTTTCTACCCTGAATCTTACCCACTGGTATATGGTCCTCAACTCCTTGCTGCCTATCCTTACAACTTCAGTAACCTTGCTGCACTCCCAGTTGCCCTCAACATGGTTCTGCCCGATGAGAAGGGTGGTGGTGCCCTACCCTTCCTACCTGGGGTCTTCAGCTATGCTGTGAATCCTCGGGCAGCACCCCCCACACCCCCTCTTCCTCAGTCGATGCCTTCACCAGTTCCCCCCAAGGGAGAGGGGGGTGGAGGAGGAATTGAGAGGGCCCAGAAGGGAGATGTGGGATGA
- the SLC35G6 gene encoding solute carrier family 35 member G6 has translation MVAMCPSSLTLDDFTQPSPSPSPPGEERNKSLPWHQRCRPTDATKGLLVALLGGGLPAGFVGPFSRMAYQASYLPSLELLLCRCLFHLPIAFLLRLRGCPLLGPAGNRQRAWLHALLNVLSIGCAYTSVLVVPAGNAATVRKGSSTVCSTLLALCLESQRLSSYDWCGLVGSTLGLLIIVGPGLGTLQKGSEGVYTALGYVLAVLGGLALALGLLVYRSLDFPSSLLTVAFLFGVVGLMGALPGLFLLQTPVIPHDPLSWSCVWAVGVLALVSFVCASYAVTMAHPALVCAVLHSEVVVALMLQYYVLCEAVTPFDIMGAGVVLGSIAIITAQNLSCDREGEGLKE, from the exons ATG GTTGCCATGTGCCCCTCCTCTCTGACACTGGATGACTTCACCCAACCATCACCATCCCCCTCTCCACCAGGGGAGGAAAGGAACAAAAGCCTACCTTGGCACCAACGATGCCGCCCCACAGATGCCACCAAGGGGCTACTTGTGGCATTGCTGGGTGGAGGCCTTCCTGCAGGCTTTGTGGGGCCCTTCTCCAGAATGGCCTATCAAGCTTCCTATCTACCCTCCCTTGAACTTCTTCTTTGCCGATGCCTTTTCCACCTTCCCATCGCCTTTCTCCTCAGACTTCGAGGCTGTCCACTGCTGGGGCCTGCAGGTAATCGACAGAGAGCCTGGCTCCATGCCCTCCTCAACGTCCTCAGCATTGGTTGTGCCTACACCTCTGTCCTGGTTGTGCCTGCTGGCAATGCAGCCACTGTCCGAAAAGGCTCCTCCACCGTCTGTTCTACACTCCTTGCCCTGTGTTTGGAGAGTCAGCGACTCAGTAGCTATGACTGGTGTGGCCTGGTTGGCAGCACTCTGGGCTTACTTATCATTGTGGGCCCAGGGTTGGGCACTCTACAGAAGGGATCAGAAGGGGTCTACACAGCCCTCGGCTATGTATTGGCTGTCTTGGGTGGCCTTGCCCTCGCCCTGGGGCTGTTGGTTTACAGATCCCTGgacttcccttcctccctactGACTGTGGCATTTCTGTTTGGTGTAGTAGGGCTGATGGGGGCCTTGCCAGGGCTTTTCCTGTTGCAGACACCTGTGATACCCCATGACCCACTGAGTTGGAGCTGTGTTTGGGCTGTTGGGGTTCTGGCCCTTGTTTCATTTGTATGTGCCAGCTATGCTGTCACCATGGCCCACCCAGCATTGGTGTGTGCTGTGCTACATTCTGAGGTGGTGGTGGCACTGATGCTGCAATACTATGTACTCTGTGAGGCTGTGACACCATTTGACATCATGGGGGCAGGTGTTGTATTAGGTAGCATTGCCATCATCACTGCTCAGAATCTCAGTTGTGATCGGGAAGGAGAGGGTCTTAAAGAAtga